In the genome of Lacerta agilis isolate rLacAgi1 chromosome 2, rLacAgi1.pri, whole genome shotgun sequence, one region contains:
- the LOC117040715 gene encoding histone H2A type 2-C translates to MSGRGKQGGKARAKAKSRSSRAGLQFPVGRVHRLLRKGNYAERVGAGAPVYMAAVLEYLTAEILELAGNAARDNKKTRIIPRHLQLAIRNDEELNKLLGKVTIAQGGVLPNIQAVLLPKKTESHKAKNK, encoded by the coding sequence ATGTCTGGACGCGGGAAGCAGGGAGGCAAAGCTCGGGCTAAGGCAAAGTCTCGCTCTTCGCGGGCCGGCCTGCAGTTCCCGGTCGGCCGTGTGCACCGTCTGCTTCGGAAAGGCAACTACGCCGAGAGAGTCGGCGCCGGAGCTCCAGTTTACATGGCTGCCGTGCTCGAATATCTGACCGCTGAGATCCTGGAGTTGGCGGGCAACGCGGCCAGAGACAACAAAAAGACGCGCATCATCCCTCGTCACCTGCAGCTCGCCATTCGCAATGACGAGGAGTTGAACAAACTCCTGGGCAAAGTGACCATCGCGCAGGGCGGAGTCTTGCCCAACATCCAGGCTGTGCTGCTGCCCAAGAAGACCGAAAGCCACAAGGCGAAAAATAAGTAA
- the LOC117040716 gene encoding histone H3-like, translating into MSGRGKGGKGLGKGGAKRHRKVLRDNIQGITKPAIRRLARRGGVKRISGLIYEETRGVLKVFLENVIRDAVTYTEHAKRKTVTAMDVVYALKRQGRTLPLALFMISGEMARTKQTARKSTGGKAPRKQLATKAARKSAPATGGVKKPHRYRPGTVALREIRRYQKSTELLIRKLPFQRLVREIAQDFKTDLRFQSSAVMALQEASEAYLVGLFEDTNLCAIHAKRVTIMPKDIQLARRIRGERA; encoded by the exons ATGTCTGGTCGCGGCAAAGGAGGCAAGGGGCTCGGCAAGGGAGGCGCCAAGCGCCACCGCAAGGTTCTCCGAGACAACATCCAGGGCATCACCAAGCCCGCCATCCGCCGCTTGGCCAGGCGAGGCGGAGTCAAGCGCATCTCCGGGCTCATCTACGAAGAAACGCGCGGCGTGCTCAAGGTCTTCCTCGAAAACGTCATCCGCGACGCGGTCACTTACACCGAGCACGCCAAGAGGAAGACCGTCACGGCCATGGATGTGGTCTACGCCCTCAAGCGACAAGGACGCACTCT CCCGCTTGCTCTTTTTATGATTTCTG GGGAAATGGCTCGTACCAAGCAGACCGCTCGTAAGTCCACTGGCGGGAAGGCTCCGCGCAAGCAACTCGCCACCAAGGCAGCTCGGAAGAGTGCTCCGGCCACAGGCGGCGTGAAGAAGCCTCACCGCTACCGCCCGGGCACCGTCGCTCTGCGCGAGATCCGCCGCTACCAGAAGTCTACGGAGCTGCTGATTCGCAAGCTGCCTTTCCAGCGCCTCGTGCGGGAGATCGCCCAAGACTTCAAGACCGACCTGCGCTTCCAGAGCTCTGCAGTGATGGCTCTTCAGGAGGCCAGCGAGGCTTACCTGGTGGGACTCTTCGAGGACACCAACCTGTGCGCCATCCATGCCAAGAGGGTCACCATCATGCCCAAAGACATCCAGCTGGCGCGCCGCATCCGTGGCGAGAGGGCTTAA
- the LOC117042887 gene encoding histone H4: protein MSGRGKGGKGLGKGGAKRHRKVLRDNIQGITKPAIRRLARRGGVKRISGLIYEETRGVLKVFLENVIRDAVTYTEHAKRKTVTAMDVVYALKRQGRTLYGFGG from the coding sequence ATGTCTGGTCGCGGCAAAGGAGGCAAGGGGCTCGGCAAAGGAGGCGCCAAGCGCCACAGGAAGGTTCTCCGAGACAACATCCAGGGTATCACCAAGCCCGCCATCCGCCGCTTGGCCAGGCGAGGCGGAGTCAAGCGCATCTCCGGGCTCATCTACGAAGAAACGCGCGGCGTGCTCAAGGTCTTCCTCGAAAACGTCATCCGCGACGCGGTCACTTACACCGAGCACGCCAAGAGGAAGACCGTCACCGCAATGGATGTGGTCTACGCCCTAAAGCGACAAGGACGCACTCTGTACGGCTTCGGAGGCTAA
- the LOC117043033 gene encoding transmembrane and death domain protein 1-like, with the protein MLTLIGTALFLLVRPALPDDTVADDIGSHMMGRISELLSPEECQAFYAKLIGPEEDVDEELQRLSAERNPIRRRREITTSEACKATLNGWLETEGDTMYWDRLARALQAVGRPDVSLELGKNLNQDKSLEIKKNVEGYHKTVERLTSSLLLEENEMGGSEGPGGRLRREGSQAQLEEGDWDNLELIIERRPLPPYNRSLFQWVTPLVTGVVGGFLSSFVVVALAVYSFFWILNQESPTPTTPNWDSVPDMIFRSPSPKRGAIYYSFQQFDGLGKRGGETEDYGDNGNNEEDWEKEPIVRS; encoded by the coding sequence ATGCTGACTCTCATCGGTACAGCCCTTTTCCTACTGGTGCGTCCTGCCTTGCCCGATGACACGGTGGCCGACGACATTGGCAGCCACATGATGGGCCGCATCTCGGAGCTCCTGTCCCCCGAGGAATGCCAGGCCTTCTACGCCAAGCTCATTGGGCCAGAGGAGGACGTGGACGAAGAGCTTCAACGGCTCTCGGCGGAGAGGAACCCCATTCGCAGGCGGCGGGAAATCACTACCAGCGAGGCCTGCAAAGCCACCCTCAACGGCTGGCTGGAGACGGAAGGGGACACCATGTACTGGGACCGCTTGGCGAGGGCTCTCCAAGCCGTTGGCCGCCCAGACGTCTCCCTGGAGCTGGGCAAGAACCTCAACCAAGACAAGAGCCTGGAGATCAAGAAGAATGTGGAGGGATATCACAAGACGGTCGAGCGCTTGACCTCTTCGCTGCTCCTGGAAGAGAACGAGATGGGTGGGAGCGAGGGGCCAGGAGGCCGGCTGCGGAGAGAGGGATCACAGGCCCAGCTGGAAGAGGGAGATTGGGACAATCTGGAGCTGATTATAGAGAGGAGGCCCCTCCCGCCATACAACAGGAGTCTCTTTCAGTGGGTCACTCCATTGGTGACGGGGGTCGTCGGGGGGTTCCTCTCGTCCTTCGTGGTGGTGGCTCTAGCAGTCTATTCTTTCTTCTGGATCCTGAACCAGGAAAGTCCCACCCCCACGACACCCAACTGGGACTCTGTGCCCGATATGATTTTCCGCTCCCCTTCGCCCAAGCGTGGGGCCATCTACTACTCGTTTCAGCAGTTCGATGGTCTGGGGAAGCGCGGCGGCGAGACAGAAGATTACGGTGATAACGGCAATAACGAGGAAGACTGGGAGAAAGAGCCCATTGTTAGGTCTTAA